One window of Microbacterium sp. Root61 genomic DNA carries:
- a CDS encoding MFS transporter, whose protein sequence is MLGNTLAASFIWGINTLFLLDAGLSNLEAFSANAFFTAGMLIFEIPTGVVADTVGRRASYLLGTVTLAVTTVMYWLLWVWESPFWAWAVVSVLLGLGFTFFSGAVDAWLVDALKVTGYQGSLETVFGRAQIVGGVAMLSGSVLGGVIAQATNLGVPFLIRGAILLAMFIIAAVLMRDLGFTPDRSESPLRATRTIFRASVRYGLGDPPVRWLMLASPFTAGVGIYVFYALQPYLLELWGDEEAYTVAGLAAALLSGSAILGGALAPWARRLFRRRTSTLLLSAVASALVLIGLGLVQNFWVAVVLVALWGIASAIDDPVHRAYLNDMIPSKQRATVLSFDSLMGSGGGVLFQPVLGRVADVGGYGASMVWGGVIWAAAVPFLLLSRAQRPPADTAREVTATADV, encoded by the coding sequence ATGCTCGGTAACACGCTCGCTGCGTCGTTCATCTGGGGCATCAACACGTTGTTCCTGCTCGATGCGGGCCTCTCGAACCTCGAGGCGTTCTCTGCGAATGCGTTCTTCACCGCCGGGATGCTGATCTTCGAGATACCGACGGGCGTCGTGGCCGACACGGTCGGGCGCCGGGCGTCGTACCTGCTCGGTACGGTCACGCTCGCAGTGACGACCGTCATGTACTGGCTGCTCTGGGTCTGGGAATCACCGTTCTGGGCATGGGCCGTCGTGTCGGTGCTGCTCGGATTGGGCTTCACCTTCTTCTCGGGGGCGGTGGACGCGTGGCTGGTCGACGCGTTGAAGGTGACCGGCTACCAAGGCAGTCTCGAGACCGTCTTCGGCAGGGCGCAGATCGTCGGCGGCGTCGCGATGCTCTCCGGGTCGGTGCTCGGCGGCGTCATCGCACAGGCGACGAACCTCGGTGTGCCGTTCCTCATCAGGGGCGCCATCCTGCTGGCGATGTTCATCATCGCCGCTGTGCTGATGCGCGATCTGGGCTTCACGCCGGACCGCAGCGAGAGCCCCCTGCGGGCGACGCGCACCATCTTCCGCGCCTCCGTCCGCTACGGTCTCGGCGACCCACCTGTGCGCTGGCTCATGCTCGCGAGCCCGTTCACCGCAGGCGTCGGCATCTACGTGTTCTACGCGCTGCAGCCGTATCTACTCGAGCTGTGGGGCGATGAGGAGGCTTACACCGTCGCAGGTCTCGCGGCCGCCCTGCTGTCGGGCTCGGCGATCCTCGGCGGCGCCCTGGCACCGTGGGCCCGCCGGCTTTTCCGCCGTCGCACCTCGACGCTTCTCCTGTCGGCCGTCGCGAGCGCACTCGTGCTGATCGGCCTCGGGCTGGTGCAGAACTTCTGGGTCGCCGTCGTGCTGGTGGCGCTCTGGGGCATCGCCTCGGCAATCGACGACCCCGTGCACCGCGCCTATCTCAACGACATGATCCCGTCGAAGCAACGCGCCACCGTCCTCTCCTTCGACTCCTTGATGGGTTCGGGTGGCGGGGTGCTCTTCCAGCCGGTCCTCGGGCGCGTGGCGGATGTCGGGGGCTACGGCGCCTCGATGGTCTGGGGTGGCGTGATCTGGGCGGCGGCCGTGCCCTTCCTGCTGCTGAGCCGGGCACAGCGTCCACCGGCCGATACCGCCCGCGAGGTCACCGCCACGGCGGACGTCTGA
- a CDS encoding SRPBCC family protein, which yields MPSTFVIVTRTEHPVDAMFAASLDIDAHLASMHDSGETAVGGVTSGSIGLGESVTWRARHFGIWFTLTSCITALDRPHRFVDEQVSGPFRSFVHEHAFVQDAGTTVMTDTLTVASPFFGRLAERVVLVPYLRRLIRKRNAYLVASLDAAVDGT from the coding sequence GTGCCCAGCACCTTCGTCATCGTCACGCGCACCGAGCATCCGGTCGACGCGATGTTCGCGGCATCCCTCGACATCGATGCGCACCTCGCGTCGATGCACGACTCGGGCGAGACGGCCGTCGGCGGAGTGACCAGCGGATCGATCGGTCTGGGCGAGTCCGTCACCTGGAGGGCGCGGCACTTCGGCATCTGGTTCACCTTGACCTCCTGCATAACGGCCCTCGATCGCCCGCATCGCTTCGTCGACGAACAGGTCTCCGGCCCGTTCCGCTCGTTCGTGCACGAGCACGCCTTCGTGCAGGATGCCGGCACCACCGTGATGACCGACACCCTCACGGTCGCATCGCCGTTCTTCGGGCGACTGGCCGAGCGGGTTGTGCTCGTGCCCTACCTGCGACGACTCATCCGCAAACGGAACGCGTACCTCGTCGCGTCACTCGATGCCGCGGTCGACGGAACCTAG
- a CDS encoding SPOR domain-containing protein, with the protein MTRPISRLTAVVLIAASAAFVSACSSPAEPETAPTETSAPAPTSPQPTPTADEPAVPVGDPTCDTIIPAATVDVFESQGWTAQAGAFRAGSIELTGGVQCVWGDYTIATDHVQIYGWAPITDAQAAAAQDELTESGWTREEAGDNVYVTESEQTAIAKDEEGYGLTYLFGDGWVKYADTKQGLLLVEWPQP; encoded by the coding sequence ATGACCCGCCCCATTTCGCGTCTCACCGCCGTTGTGCTGATCGCGGCATCCGCCGCTTTCGTGTCCGCCTGCTCGTCTCCGGCCGAGCCGGAGACCGCACCCACGGAGACCAGCGCGCCCGCCCCCACCTCCCCCCAGCCCACGCCCACGGCGGACGAGCCGGCAGTACCCGTCGGCGACCCCACCTGCGACACGATCATCCCGGCGGCCACGGTGGACGTGTTCGAAAGCCAGGGGTGGACGGCACAGGCGGGTGCCTTCCGCGCAGGCAGCATCGAGCTGACCGGTGGCGTCCAGTGCGTCTGGGGCGACTACACGATCGCGACCGACCACGTGCAGATCTACGGCTGGGCTCCGATCACGGACGCGCAGGCCGCTGCGGCGCAGGATGAGCTCACCGAGTCGGGTTGGACGCGCGAAGAAGCGGGCGACAACGTCTACGTCACCGAGAGCGAGCAGACCGCCATCGCGAAGGATGAGGAGGGCTACGGCCTGACCTACCTCTTCGGCGACGGCTGGGTGAAGTACGCCGACACGAAACAGGGGCTCCTGCTGGTGGAGTGGCCGCAGCCCTGA
- a CDS encoding carboxylesterase/lipase family protein, with product MIRRRRPSEGDAVDVRTAGGIVRGVRERGLLAWRGIPYAAPPVAALRFASPVKPAPWEGIRDARAFGPTAPQSIRNPLIHPPTVVIAADEDCLTVNVHAPVDADRAASALPVMVFIHGGGYSGGSSRDFSGQGEGFVRDGRVVYVSFNYRLGALGYIDFSRYSTPGRTFTSNLGLRDQVALLEWVRDNIGAFGGDAANVTVFGASAGGNAVITLMATPSADGLFARAIAQSPPPHAVYPPSLSARWAGEYVAILQDIVETHARREPDGDVPAQSPHELLATAGVNDLVAACTTLQVRTPDAYPGTFCLAPVIDGEFLPRTPLQAFRDGTVHPVPLIIGTNDREGSIFRGRVDILPRTPSRIAALFAQAPPGSRRRMRAAYPGLSTRRTAADFGGDYGFWFPSTRAADFHSRHAATWMYRFDVAPRLLEVLGLDATHGVEMFALFDRTDLALARFMTAFGGAEEYEAAGERMRAMWLRFAAGGPPDVDWPPYDERERSTLIIDEVDRVEIDPRRGRRHAWTRFLPELAG from the coding sequence GTGATCCGCCGCCGGCGGCCGTCCGAGGGAGACGCCGTCGACGTGCGCACCGCGGGTGGGATCGTGCGCGGTGTGCGCGAACGCGGACTGCTCGCCTGGCGGGGCATCCCGTACGCCGCACCTCCCGTCGCCGCGCTGCGGTTCGCGAGTCCGGTCAAGCCCGCGCCGTGGGAGGGCATCCGTGACGCCAGGGCGTTCGGTCCCACCGCCCCGCAGTCGATCCGCAATCCGCTGATCCATCCGCCGACGGTGGTGATCGCCGCGGACGAGGACTGTCTGACGGTCAACGTGCATGCCCCGGTCGACGCCGACCGCGCTGCATCCGCCTTGCCTGTCATGGTGTTCATCCATGGTGGCGGCTACAGCGGGGGATCGTCCCGGGACTTCTCGGGGCAGGGCGAGGGCTTCGTGCGCGACGGGCGTGTGGTCTACGTCAGCTTCAACTACCGCCTCGGAGCACTCGGCTACATCGACTTCAGCCGCTATTCGACTCCCGGCCGCACGTTCACCTCGAACCTCGGCCTGCGGGATCAGGTGGCGTTGCTGGAATGGGTGCGCGACAACATCGGCGCCTTCGGAGGGGATGCGGCGAACGTCACCGTGTTCGGGGCATCCGCCGGGGGCAATGCCGTCATCACGCTCATGGCGACCCCGTCGGCGGACGGGCTGTTCGCCCGGGCCATCGCGCAGAGTCCTCCGCCGCACGCGGTCTACCCGCCGTCGCTCAGCGCCCGCTGGGCAGGGGAGTACGTCGCGATCCTCCAGGACATCGTCGAGACGCACGCCCGACGGGAACCAGACGGCGACGTCCCCGCGCAGAGCCCGCATGAGCTGCTCGCCACCGCCGGCGTGAACGATCTCGTCGCGGCGTGCACGACGCTCCAGGTCCGCACGCCCGATGCGTATCCCGGCACCTTCTGCCTCGCGCCGGTCATCGACGGCGAGTTCCTGCCGAGGACACCGCTGCAGGCGTTCCGTGACGGGACGGTGCATCCGGTGCCCCTCATCATCGGCACGAACGATCGGGAGGGGTCGATCTTCCGAGGCCGCGTCGACATCCTCCCGCGCACACCGTCACGCATCGCCGCGCTGTTCGCCCAAGCGCCGCCGGGGTCGCGACGCCGCATGCGGGCGGCATACCCCGGGCTATCCACCCGGCGGACGGCGGCGGATTTCGGTGGCGACTACGGCTTCTGGTTCCCGAGTACGCGCGCGGCGGACTTCCACTCCCGGCACGCAGCCACCTGGATGTACCGGTTCGACGTCGCCCCGCGACTGCTCGAAGTGCTCGGTCTCGACGCGACGCACGGCGTGGAGATGTTCGCACTGTTCGACCGCACGGACCTCGCCCTGGCCCGCTTCATGACGGCGTTCGGCGGTGCCGAGGAGTACGAAGCGGCGGGGGAGCGGATGCGGGCGATGTGGCTCCGCTTCGCGGCGGGAGGTCCGCCCGACGTTGACTGGCCGCCCTACGACGAGCGGGAGCGGTCGACGCTGATCATCGACGAGGTGGATCGTGTGGAGATCGACCCGCGTCGGGGCAGGCGGCACGCGTGGACCCGGTTCCTCCCCGAGCTCGCGGGGTGA
- a CDS encoding inositol monophosphatase family protein: MTLPPPSPTFGVPVSSGLEADLALALRLADAADRVSMERFDAPDLDISVKADASHVTEADLATERAIRALLEAERPTDGIFGEEYGSTGDTHRQWIIDPIDGTANYLKGIPMWATLISLAIDGVPQIGVVSQPAIGRRWWGATGLGAWTDQPTGEPRRLAASSIASLAEASVSFQSIAQWRSAGQLDALERLTSAVWRDRAYGDAWPYMLLAEGRLELVAEFDVKEYDVAAHVPIIREAGGRFSAFDGSDSISARSALATNGPLYDEFLALLHDAD; this comes from the coding sequence GTGACCCTCCCCCCTCCGTCGCCCACCTTCGGCGTGCCTGTGTCTTCCGGCCTCGAGGCGGATCTCGCGCTGGCGCTGCGACTGGCGGATGCCGCGGACCGCGTGTCGATGGAGCGGTTCGACGCCCCCGACCTGGACATCAGCGTCAAGGCCGACGCGTCGCATGTGACGGAAGCGGATCTCGCGACCGAGCGCGCGATCCGCGCACTGCTCGAGGCCGAACGCCCCACGGACGGCATCTTCGGCGAGGAGTACGGCTCGACCGGCGACACGCACCGTCAGTGGATCATCGACCCGATCGACGGCACGGCGAACTACCTCAAGGGCATCCCGATGTGGGCGACGTTGATCTCTCTCGCGATCGACGGCGTGCCACAGATCGGCGTCGTCAGCCAGCCGGCCATCGGCCGACGCTGGTGGGGCGCGACCGGACTCGGCGCCTGGACCGACCAGCCGACCGGCGAGCCGCGGCGCCTGGCCGCGTCATCCATCGCCAGCCTCGCCGAGGCGAGCGTCAGCTTCCAGAGCATCGCGCAATGGCGCAGCGCGGGCCAACTCGACGCGCTCGAACGCCTCACCAGCGCCGTGTGGCGCGACCGCGCCTACGGCGACGCATGGCCCTACATGCTGCTCGCCGAAGGGCGACTGGAGCTCGTCGCCGAGTTCGATGTCAAGGAGTACGACGTCGCGGCACACGTGCCGATCATCCGTGAGGCCGGCGGACGCTTCAGCGCCTTCGACGGCTCGGACTCGATCTCGGCCCGGTCCGCCCTCGCCACCAACGGTCCCCTCTACGACGAATTCCTCGCTCTCCTGCACGACGCCGACTGA
- a CDS encoding dodecin family protein, with translation MSVYRVIDVIGTSASSWEEAAREAIDTAAGSLHDLRIAEVTKQDVVVGDDGALLFRARIQLSFKYAPE, from the coding sequence ATGAGCGTTTATCGAGTGATCGACGTCATCGGCACGAGCGCCTCGTCCTGGGAGGAGGCGGCCCGAGAAGCCATCGACACTGCCGCGGGATCGCTGCACGACCTTCGCATCGCGGAGGTGACGAAGCAGGACGTGGTTGTCGGCGACGACGGGGCGCTGTTGTTCAGGGCTCGGATCCAGCTCTCCTTCAAGTACGCGCCGGAGTAG
- a CDS encoding zinc-binding dehydrogenase, translating into MRALIHNSFGEATEVLEIAERPLPEPGPGQVRVRTVLSPIHNHDLWTIRGTYGFKPELPAASGTEAVGIVDALGEGVETLQVGQRVATGGTFGVWSEYFVAKAAALIPVPDAVSDETAAQLISMPFSALSLLEFLDVKPGDWIVQNTANGAVGKLVAQFAAGRGVRVLGLVRRDAGIEELAALGIRDIVSTESADWRERAAEILGDATPVAAVDSIAGESAGELLSLLGEGGTLVSFGAMGTGVLQLASSDLIFKQTTVKGFWGSRVSQTMDAAQRGRLFGELVQRIASGEVKVPVEAVFPFEEARAAAAANATPGRAGKILLRF; encoded by the coding sequence ATGCGCGCACTCATCCACAACTCGTTCGGCGAAGCCACCGAGGTCCTCGAGATCGCCGAGCGGCCGCTGCCCGAGCCTGGTCCGGGTCAGGTACGCGTGCGCACGGTGCTGTCACCGATCCACAACCACGACCTCTGGACGATCCGCGGCACGTACGGCTTCAAGCCCGAACTGCCCGCCGCTTCCGGCACGGAGGCCGTCGGTATCGTCGACGCACTGGGCGAGGGCGTCGAGACGCTTCAGGTCGGCCAGCGGGTCGCAACCGGCGGCACCTTCGGGGTGTGGAGCGAGTACTTCGTGGCGAAGGCCGCCGCGCTCATCCCCGTTCCTGACGCGGTGAGCGACGAGACCGCCGCACAGCTCATTTCGATGCCGTTCAGCGCGCTGAGCCTGCTCGAGTTCCTCGATGTGAAGCCCGGCGACTGGATCGTGCAGAACACCGCCAACGGCGCCGTCGGCAAGCTCGTCGCGCAGTTCGCCGCGGGCCGCGGAGTGCGCGTCCTCGGCCTCGTGCGCCGCGACGCGGGCATCGAGGAACTGGCAGCACTCGGCATCCGTGACATCGTCTCCACCGAGAGCGCCGACTGGCGTGAGCGCGCCGCAGAGATCCTGGGCGACGCGACCCCGGTGGCTGCAGTCGATTCGATCGCGGGCGAGTCGGCGGGCGAACTGCTGTCGCTGCTCGGCGAGGGCGGCACGCTCGTGTCGTTCGGCGCCATGGGCACCGGCGTGCTGCAGCTCGCGTCCAGCGACCTCATCTTCAAGCAGACGACGGTCAAGGGCTTCTGGGGCAGCCGGGTGAGCCAGACGATGGATGCCGCGCAGCGCGGTCGCCTGTTCGGCGAGCTCGTGCAGCGCATCGCGTCCGGCGAGGTCAAGGTGCCGGTCGAAGCGGTGTTCCCGTTCGAGGAGGCCCGCGCGGCCGCCGCCGCGAACGCGACCCCCGGGCGCGCAGGGAAGATCCTGCTGCGCTTCTGA
- a CDS encoding PIG-L family deacetylase, whose protein sequence is MTPAVVRGGVTVILIGMLGLLAACAPEPIPTSTAAAPTASPVPVATVEPTATPEPEPTPGLCDAGSLVAIWAHYDDDLIFGHTRVAEALDANKCVTIAYLSAGDAGRGLDYSLGREQGIRNAYDTLRGYDGQWNESADVLETGVTVEEWTPVGDPRLQLLSFRLVDGNIDGSGFESMGYESLAKLAAGTIPTVRDVDGPQQLTRDDITHSLVEIIGDADPDAVLTGMPQEAVDLARGDHSDHSTTASFARAAWRSMDLDAAAVTYAIGYQTSDYPVNVEGDELARKVAAFSAYAVQDPVTANCRDLDSCLNLRLFGGWLQREYSKNATELDLG, encoded by the coding sequence ATGACTCCAGCGGTCGTACGCGGCGGAGTCACCGTCATCCTGATCGGGATGCTGGGACTGCTCGCCGCGTGCGCCCCCGAGCCGATCCCGACGTCCACGGCGGCGGCGCCGACCGCGTCGCCCGTCCCCGTGGCGACGGTGGAGCCGACGGCGACTCCGGAGCCGGAGCCCACTCCCGGGCTGTGCGACGCGGGCAGTCTCGTCGCGATCTGGGCGCACTACGACGACGACCTCATCTTCGGTCACACCCGGGTCGCCGAGGCGCTCGACGCGAACAAGTGCGTCACGATCGCCTACCTCTCGGCGGGGGATGCCGGTCGCGGCCTGGACTACTCGCTGGGCCGGGAACAAGGCATCCGCAACGCCTACGACACCCTCCGCGGCTACGACGGGCAGTGGAACGAGAGCGCCGACGTGCTCGAGACCGGGGTGACCGTGGAGGAGTGGACGCCGGTGGGCGATCCGCGCCTGCAGCTGCTGTCGTTCCGCCTGGTCGACGGCAACATCGATGGCAGCGGGTTCGAGAGCATGGGCTACGAGAGCCTTGCGAAGCTCGCCGCGGGCACGATCCCGACCGTGCGCGACGTCGACGGCCCGCAGCAGCTCACTCGCGACGACATCACCCACTCCCTCGTCGAGATCATCGGTGATGCCGATCCGGATGCCGTGCTGACAGGCATGCCGCAGGAAGCGGTAGATCTGGCGCGCGGCGATCACTCCGACCATTCCACGACGGCGTCGTTCGCGCGCGCCGCCTGGCGGAGCATGGATCTGGATGCCGCAGCCGTGACGTACGCGATCGGATACCAGACGTCGGACTACCCGGTGAATGTCGAGGGTGACGAACTCGCCCGCAAGGTCGCCGCCTTCTCGGCCTACGCCGTGCAGGATCCGGTGACCGCGAACTGTCGCGACCTCGATTCGTGCCTGAACCTGCGTCTGTTCGGCGGCTGGCTGCAGCGCGAGTACTCCAAGAACGCTACGGAGCTCGACCTGGGCTGA
- a CDS encoding adenosine-specific kinase: MPVDIEVVSLQKPDDVNVIVGQSHFIKTVEDLHEALAGVGGTLRFGVAFCEASGARLVRRTGNDVALVDLAVTAALAVGAGHCFVIMLRDGFPVNVLNQVKAVPEVCSIYCATANQVQILVAVTDVGRGVTGVIDGEPPLGVETEQDVADRKALLRAIGYKL, encoded by the coding sequence GTGCCCGTCGACATCGAGGTGGTCTCGCTCCAGAAGCCGGATGACGTGAACGTCATCGTCGGTCAGTCGCACTTCATCAAGACCGTCGAAGACCTGCACGAGGCGCTTGCCGGGGTCGGCGGCACCCTGAGGTTCGGAGTCGCGTTCTGCGAGGCGTCCGGTGCGCGTCTGGTCAGGCGCACCGGCAACGACGTTGCGCTCGTGGATCTCGCGGTCACGGCGGCGCTGGCGGTCGGCGCAGGGCACTGCTTCGTGATCATGTTGCGTGACGGGTTTCCCGTGAACGTGCTCAACCAGGTCAAGGCCGTGCCGGAGGTGTGCTCGATCTATTGCGCCACGGCCAATCAGGTGCAGATCCTCGTGGCTGTGACCGATGTCGGCCGCGGTGTGACAGGTGTGATCGACGGCGAACCGCCGCTGGGAGTCGAAACCGAGCAGGATGTCGCCGACCGCAAGGCCCTGCTGCGGGCCATCGGCTACAAGCTCTGA
- a CDS encoding dihydrofolate reductase family protein: MGIISVDLFLTLDGVYQAPGGADEDREGGFAYGGWQGAFDDDESGEAIGAGIRRMDALLLGRKTYDIFASYWPLHGDNWIGAKFNAMPKFVVSRTLTDPTWEGTTVLRDAATDVPALKTRFDEIHVIGSGHLTRSLLAADLVDRLNLFLYPVTFGTGKRLFSDGTGVPAAFTLAQPPQGFPKGATWLVYERAGVPVTGVEMG, translated from the coding sequence ATGGGAATCATCTCGGTCGACCTGTTCCTCACCCTCGACGGCGTCTACCAGGCGCCCGGAGGTGCGGACGAGGACCGCGAGGGCGGCTTCGCATACGGCGGCTGGCAGGGTGCGTTCGACGATGACGAGTCGGGCGAGGCCATCGGCGCCGGCATCAGACGCATGGATGCGCTGCTGCTCGGCCGCAAGACCTACGACATCTTCGCTTCGTATTGGCCGCTGCACGGCGACAACTGGATCGGTGCGAAATTCAACGCGATGCCGAAGTTCGTCGTGTCGCGCACGCTCACGGATCCGACGTGGGAAGGGACGACGGTGCTGAGGGATGCCGCGACCGACGTCCCCGCGCTGAAGACTCGGTTCGATGAGATCCACGTGATCGGCAGCGGTCATCTGACCCGCTCGCTGCTCGCGGCCGATCTCGTCGACCGGCTCAACCTGTTCCTCTATCCCGTGACGTTCGGCACCGGCAAGCGGCTGTTCTCCGACGGGACCGGGGTGCCCGCCGCCTTCACCCTCGCCCAGCCGCCCCAGGGGTTCCCGAAGGGCGCGACGTGGCTGGTGTACGAGCGCGCCGGCGTGCCGGTCACCGGCGTAGAGATGGGCTAG
- a CDS encoding SdpI family protein, whose translation MDDSTAATLSLTFTGLVLAAVGVLMLWLARRSRQGRLPRNQLAGVRTTATLASDAAWFAGQAASAGHTATAGWGTLIGGLAVTAVALLTLPYEVAMTIYTVLTLGTAAWLLGWAIAGGAAGQRAAQAVLDTERL comes from the coding sequence ATGGACGACTCGACGGCGGCTACGCTCTCGTTGACGTTCACCGGACTCGTTCTGGCCGCGGTCGGAGTGCTGATGCTCTGGCTCGCCCGGCGCAGCCGCCAGGGACGACTCCCCCGCAATCAACTTGCCGGCGTCCGCACCACGGCGACTCTGGCGTCGGATGCTGCGTGGTTCGCCGGCCAGGCGGCCTCCGCCGGACACACCGCCACGGCAGGGTGGGGCACTCTGATCGGCGGCCTCGCCGTCACGGCGGTCGCCCTGCTGACGCTGCCGTACGAGGTCGCGATGACGATCTACACCGTGCTGACACTCGGTACTGCCGCGTGGCTTCTGGGCTGGGCGATAGCAGGAGGGGCGGCCGGACAGCGGGCGGCTCAGGCAGTGCTCGACACGGAGCGCCTCTGA
- a CDS encoding MBL fold metallo-hydrolase, whose protein sequence is MKASSPAQFAASRSGEVPPLERVREGIWALGTAMPGGHIPYSLLYLVRDTDSGIHIVDPGWDSDTNWDGLVAALASIGASVAAIQSVTVTHLHPDHVGMAQRVHLESGAPVQMHATEARDLEIAGPGGWSPSAVVQELDDWMVPDARRAEIETMLDHAPPHLTVEVGRLLQDGDRLDIPGFDLIAMLTPGHTAGSVCIRGDAQQVMLTGDVLLPTMHGGLGLGGPTETNPLQDYLASLDALKRYPDHEVLPGHGYRFTGLVARADKSAAHHLKRTGEVAAVLADDPDASVWDIASRLTWTAGWDNLSGFFAYSALWQTAMHREYLSLR, encoded by the coding sequence ATGAAAGCCAGCAGCCCCGCCCAGTTCGCCGCCTCCCGCTCGGGAGAGGTGCCCCCGCTCGAGCGGGTACGCGAGGGGATCTGGGCGCTGGGAACGGCCATGCCCGGCGGACACATCCCGTACTCGCTCCTGTACCTTGTGCGTGACACGGACAGCGGTATCCACATCGTCGACCCGGGGTGGGACTCCGACACCAACTGGGACGGCCTGGTGGCCGCACTCGCGTCGATCGGCGCCTCCGTGGCCGCGATCCAGTCCGTGACGGTGACCCACCTGCATCCCGACCACGTCGGCATGGCGCAGCGGGTGCATCTGGAGAGCGGCGCTCCCGTGCAGATGCACGCGACCGAGGCGCGCGATCTCGAGATCGCGGGGCCCGGCGGCTGGTCGCCGTCGGCCGTCGTCCAGGAGCTCGACGACTGGATGGTGCCGGATGCGCGGCGCGCCGAGATCGAGACCATGCTCGACCACGCACCGCCGCACCTGACCGTGGAGGTCGGCCGCCTGCTCCAGGACGGAGACCGGCTCGACATCCCCGGATTCGACCTGATCGCGATGCTCACGCCCGGGCACACCGCGGGCAGCGTCTGCATCCGCGGAGATGCGCAGCAGGTGATGCTCACCGGAGACGTGCTCCTGCCCACCATGCACGGCGGGCTCGGGCTCGGCGGACCGACCGAGACCAACCCGCTGCAGGATTACCTCGCCTCGCTGGACGCGCTGAAGCGCTACCCCGACCACGAGGTGCTTCCGGGACACGGGTACCGCTTCACCGGACTCGTCGCCCGAGCGGACAAGTCCGCCGCTCACCACCTGAAGCGCACCGGAGAGGTCGCCGCGGTCCTCGCCGACGACCCGGACGCATCGGTCTGGGACATCGCCAGCCGACTCACCTGGACCGCCGGCTGGGACAACCTCTCCGGCTTCTTCGCCTACTCGGCGCTCTGGCAGACCGCCATGCACCGCGAGTACCTGTCGCTGCGCTGA
- a CDS encoding CPBP family intramembrane glutamic endopeptidase, translating to MSEQPAPSAWKRFWERGGFWKALLLAAVYYGVYQLIAIGVFFTLGQFSGPAGSPLNIAVTTGLPILLTGVVLVLFAWSIGWLRELFGPQPIRGRGWMWIAVAVVLVTNIARFAALDYAEAGFAIVIAWLFTGLCIGFVEELVTRGYVVNLMRKHGYSEILVAVASAGIFAALHIGNAFGGQPILATAIQVGYTFAFGICMYLALRVTGNIIWPILLHASTDPSVFLLTAYPSGGSFSSLAGLGNIVVIITGLVLLIFIRGSVTPKSGSPEFATS from the coding sequence TTGTCTGAGCAGCCCGCACCATCCGCCTGGAAACGCTTCTGGGAGCGAGGGGGTTTCTGGAAAGCCCTGCTGCTCGCGGCGGTGTACTACGGCGTCTACCAGCTGATCGCGATCGGGGTGTTCTTCACTCTCGGCCAGTTCAGCGGGCCCGCGGGGAGCCCGCTCAACATCGCCGTGACGACCGGCCTCCCGATCCTGCTCACGGGTGTCGTGCTCGTGCTGTTCGCCTGGTCGATCGGTTGGCTGCGCGAGCTCTTCGGGCCGCAGCCCATCCGCGGGCGCGGCTGGATGTGGATCGCTGTCGCTGTCGTGCTGGTGACGAACATCGCGCGCTTCGCCGCTCTGGACTACGCCGAGGCAGGCTTCGCGATCGTGATCGCCTGGCTGTTCACCGGCTTGTGCATCGGCTTCGTCGAGGAGCTCGTCACCCGCGGATACGTCGTGAACCTGATGCGCAAGCACGGCTACTCCGAGATCCTCGTCGCCGTGGCATCCGCCGGCATCTTCGCGGCGCTCCACATCGGCAATGCGTTCGGCGGGCAGCCGATCCTCGCGACAGCGATTCAGGTCGGCTACACCTTCGCCTTCGGCATCTGCATGTACCTCGCGCTGCGCGTGACCGGCAACATCATCTGGCCGATCCTGCTGCACGCCTCGACTGACCCGAGCGTCTTCCTGCTGACGGCCTACCCCTCGGGCGGCAGCTTCAGCTCACTTGCCGGCCTCGGCAACATCGTGGTCATCATCACCGGGCTGGTGCTGCTCATCTTCATCCGCGGCAGCGTCACCCCGAAGAGCGGGTCGCCGGAGTTCGCGACGTCATGA